The Neochlamydia sp. S13 DNA segment ACTTTTTGTCTTAAGACTTGCGCAGCTTTTTCTAACTGAACAAGATGACGACCACTTATAATTAAACGAATGCCCTCAGCAGCTAAAACCTCACAAAGAGCATAGCCAATTCCCGAGGTGGCGCCGGTCACTAATGCTAAAGAAGGGGTTGGCACTTTACGCCTCACAGGAAGGGATTGTTTCACCATGAGCTGTTTCTTTTTTAAGCTCTTTGGTAGGATATTTGACACGAGAGTGACCTGAAGCCACCAGCGTTTTAATCAATGTTTCTTTCACCATCGCTAATTCTTCAAACGTCAGTAAACAATCATCAAACTGTCCATCATCTGCTTTTTCACGAATCAAGCGGTTAGACAACTCGGATAAAGTATGCTCAGTCACTTTATCTAAAGATCTTGAAGCGGCCTCTAAGGTATCCGCAATCATAATGATGACAGATTCTTTGCTACGCGGCCTGGGTCCTGAATAGCGGAAATCTTTTTCATCCACCAGATTGATATCCCCCTCCATTTTTTCTAATTGCTTACGATAAAAATAATAGACCCGTGTAGTTCCATGATGTTCTTTAATAATATCGATGAATTGTTCAGGCAGACCTGCTTTGCGCCCCATGGCTACACCTTCACTGACGTGAGCTAAAATCACCTGAGCTGATTCTAAAGGCGTTAACAATTGGTGAATATTCATCCCCCCTTGTTGGTTTTCAGTAAAATACTGAGGAGTTGCCAACTTGCCCACATCATGATACAGCGTGGCCACCCTACAAAAAAGTCCATTAGCTCCTATGGCAGAAGCAGCTGACTCTGCTAAATTACCCACGACTACTGAATGTTGATAGGTGCCGGGGGCTTCTATAGTCAAACGGCGTAGCAGATCATTATTAGGATCCATGTACTCCATCAAAGTAACATCGGTCATGATGCGAAAAACGGACTCGAAAAGAGGTAAAAGTCCTACGACTAGGATAGCACTTAAAAGTAGAAAAAAAGCTACGCACATAATATCAGGAAAAAGAGAAAAATTCCATAAAGAATTATTATAGAAAGACATCGCTAATATTAGTCCTACTGCACTAACCCAAGCTTTGCCGCAGACTACAAATATCTCTTTACGTTTGCGCAGCGAATGAGTACTTAAGATAGCCACTAGGGCAGTGGCTAAGTTTAGAATCATAAATCCTTGCCGATCAAACGCCAGGGTCATAGTGAAAATAAAGGTTAAAAGAGCGCTTACAAAAGTGGCAACAGCTGAATTCATCAAACTACAAAGTAAAATAGCTGCAAAGGGAACGAATAGAGGATAACGAACCACTTCAATCAGATTGATTTTAGAGTTAAGTAAAAAAAACTCGGTAATCTTAGTTAATCCTAGCGTAAGGAGCACAATAGTAACAATCAGAAATAGCTTACGGTTGGAGGTCAGTATAGAGGGGCTATTAACATGAAAATAGGCTACGCAAATGCCTGTCAAAAGTAAGGTCATCACAAAGCTACCCAGCAAAGTCAAAGGATGCCATAAGTTGCGGCTTTCCCCTAAAGCTTTTTTCATGGCTTGCAACATGGCAATATGCCGAGCAGTTACTTTATCACCCTGATTTATTATCCGGCTTCCTGCACTTACATGCGTATACTTATCAGGCACTAAAGCTTGAATTTTTCTACTAATGTAGCGATAAGCGGGAAAATCCTCTTGAACTTTCCAGGTCATCGCTTGAAAATAGTCAATAATAAAATTAGCCGTTACACTTGATATAAAAGTGGGAGGAAAAGTAAATTCTTTGACATAATCCCAAACTGCTGAAGGAATGATAACATCCTCCATTTCTTCTGGGGTGTAAGCTAAATAATTTTCCGTTGATAACCCGATGTCTTGCATCTTCTGCATCGTACGGGGATCAGTAAAACGCAGTTTGAGAAGAGCTTTTTCCAGGGCATCTACCCCTTTATACATTTCTTCAAAAGTGCTTTTTTCTGAATATTTGCGCCAATCCTGATTATAGATAAGAAAATTTTCAAATTCTATTCGTCTTTGCCGTACACATTTTTCAGATAAAGCATAAATCTTGCCTACATCTTTAACCACTTCTTGTTTTAAAATGATGGTGGCTTCTTCATCATAAAAGTCAAAATCCACCTGTGTAACAGTATAGTTAGGAGCAATACTATTTAACTCAAGCACTTCTACACGAACTTCTCGAAAGTGGAGAAAAGCAAAAAAGCAAATGAAAAAAATAGTACCAATGAGTAAACGTATTCCAAAACTTTTGTCAAAAAAACCTTGCTCGCGGGAAAACTTTAACTCATTATAGTTGGCAATCTCGCTCGCTTTGTCATTCATATTATTTTATCCTAATCTTCTATAAATTCTTGTTCCCATCCTATAGTATGCTTAGTGAACCAAGAGTTACATCAAATTGCCATCATAACATATTAATTAAAATTAATCCCCATTTTTATTTGTTGCTGCACCCTCAAATCATGAGCCATGCCCTGCTGCAAAGATAAATAAGACAATTTTTTAGAGCCTAGGCCCATTAATTAGATCTGCTAACTTTTTTTCTTTCGTGTTAGCATCTCTCTTGCAGAGCCCCATTCTAGCTAATTTTTTTTTCTCACGGGTCAAGAATATCAGTTTTATTATTTATTTCTTGCAGCATATTGGCTGCTTTCTTCAGAATCAGTTACTCAATTCCTTTAGCTGCCCGATTTACCCATGCATAAGAGTAATAAAAAAAAAGTATTAGTTACCGGTGGAGCTGGCTTCATTGGCTCTACTGTGAACAAGTTACTTCATGAAGCCAGCTACGATACTGTCATTTTGGATAACTTAAGCCAAGGCAAACGCAACCGCGTAAAATGGGGAACTTTTATTGAAGGCGATATGAGTAATCCCCTTCTCTTAAAAAAGCTTTTTGCTAATCATCAGTTTGATGCCGTGATGCACTTTGCTGCCTTTATTAATGTAGGTGAATCTGTACATAGCCCCGAGAAATATTATATTAACAACGTGTCTCATACATTAAATTTATTGGAATGTATTAAAGAATTTAGTGTAAAAGCCTTTATATTTTCTTCCTCTGCAGCTGTTTATGGTTTACCC contains these protein-coding regions:
- a CDS encoding HD family phosphohydrolase, coding for MNDKASEIANYNELKFSREQGFFDKSFGIRLLIGTIFFICFFAFLHFREVRVEVLELNSIAPNYTVTQVDFDFYDEEATIILKQEVVKDVGKIYALSEKCVRQRRIEFENFLIYNQDWRKYSEKSTFEEMYKGVDALEKALLKLRFTDPRTMQKMQDIGLSTENYLAYTPEEMEDVIIPSAVWDYVKEFTFPPTFISSVTANFIIDYFQAMTWKVQEDFPAYRYISRKIQALVPDKYTHVSAGSRIINQGDKVTARHIAMLQAMKKALGESRNLWHPLTLLGSFVMTLLLTGICVAYFHVNSPSILTSNRKLFLIVTIVLLTLGLTKITEFFLLNSKINLIEVVRYPLFVPFAAILLCSLMNSAVATFVSALLTFIFTMTLAFDRQGFMILNLATALVAILSTHSLRKRKEIFVVCGKAWVSAVGLILAMSFYNNSLWNFSLFPDIMCVAFFLLLSAILVVGLLPLFESVFRIMTDVTLMEYMDPNNDLLRRLTIEAPGTYQHSVVVGNLAESAASAIGANGLFCRVATLYHDVGKLATPQYFTENQQGGMNIHQLLTPLESAQVILAHVSEGVAMGRKAGLPEQFIDIIKEHHGTTRVYYFYRKQLEKMEGDINLVDEKDFRYSGPRPRSKESVIIMIADTLEAASRSLDKVTEHTLSELSNRLIREKADDGQFDDCLLTFEELAMVKETLIKTLVASGHSRVKYPTKELKKETAHGETIPSCEA